The Eubacterium ventriosum genome includes the window GAATTAATAGTGTTGCCGATTTAGTAGATAATGATATAATAGAAACTCAAAAAACACTTTCAGGACAATCACCGGAAAGAGCAAAAAACTTTAAAAGAACTGTTATGTTAACGGGAGTTAATGATTCATCAAAAGAAAATAAGTTTATCTCAGGAGCTTACAAATTATCTAGTGGGGAACACTTAAATGAAAATGATAAAAACAAGATTTTAATGCATAAAGATTTAGCAGAAAAAAACAATTTAAAAATTGGAGATAAAATAAAAATAAAATCTAATTTATTTGATGCCGATAATGAAAAAGGAGCAAATGAAATAGTAGAAGTTGAAATAAAAGGCCTTTTTGATGGTCATAATGAAGGTGGCGTTACTGCAGCCCAAGAACTTTACGAAAATACTTTGATAACTGATTTAGATACGGCTGCAAAAGTATATGGAAATACAGAGGATACTGCAGTATATCAAGATGCAACATTTTTTGTAAAAGGTGATAAAAATTTAGATAAGGTTATTAAAAATATTGAAAAACTCGATATAGATTGGAAACAATATAATTTGATTAAAAGTTCAAATAATTACCCAGCACTACAACAGTCTATATCAGGTATATATAAAATAGCTGATAAATTATTTGCAGGATCATTATTATTTGCATGTGTTACAGTTTCATTACTATTATTTTTATGGATGAATGCTAGAAAAAAAGAAATTGCAATTTTACTTTCATTAGGAATTTCAAAAGCCAAAATATTCGGACAATTTGTTATTGAACTAGTATTTGTATCAATTCCGGCATTTATAGGATCATACTTTCTAGCTGTTTATACAGCAAGTATGATTGGAAATAACATATTAAGTAAAGTCACTGGTACTATAGCAAAACAAATTGCTAAACAGTCAGCATCTAGCCAACTTGGAGGTGGAGCTGAAGTAGATGGATTTAATAAAACACTAACAAGTTTAGAAATTAATATATCTCCAAAATTAATGATATATGTGGTTTTATTTATGTCAATAGCTCTTATAATTTCTTTACTAGTATCTTCGTTAAGAAATTTAAAGAAAAGTCCAAAAGAATTGTTGATTGACACAAAATAGCAATAAATATTTATAATTTATAAAAGTAAATTAGAAATGGTTTACTTTTTAAATAATTAAAATTTAATTTCTGTAAAAAGTAATAATTTTTCTACAGATTCCAGTAAATGTATGATAGAATTTAAATAATAGGAGGAAAAAGAAATGAAAAAACAAAATATTTTTATAATAGGGTTGATATTATTAGCAGTTATCTCATTTATAATATTCATACTAGTATCAGGTAGTGGTAACAAAGGTAATGGTAACAAAGGTAGTGGTAACAAAGGTAATGGTAACAAAGGTAATGTTGAGACACCAATAGACGTTAATGACATTATTAATACTATAAATAAAAATAACAAAAATGTTTTACCCGAACTTGAAACTTTGAAAGTAGATATAAAGAATATTGATGAAGTTACTAGTTATACCGGATTAAAAACAAATGATGGAATCGAATCAATTGTTGTATCAGAACCATTGATAACATCACAAGCTTATTCAGTTGCTATTGTTAAGGTTAAAGACAATGCTGATGTAGAAAAAATTAAACAAGAGATGTTAGATAATATTGATATGAGACGTTGGATTTGTGTTTCTGCAGAACAATTATATATCACAAATAGTGGTAATGTAATATTTTCTGTAATGGCTGATAAAGATATTGCTAAAGCAGTATATAATGATTTTAAGAAATATGTAAATAATAATATTGGAAAAGAATTAGAAAAATCAAATGACGAAGAAAAATAATGAAGAACCTTTTAAGGTGCCTTTTTAAAGGAGGATAAGATGTTATTTAATAGTATTAGTTTTTTATATTATTTTTTACCAGTATTAATAATTATATATTTTATAACACCTAAAAAATATAAAAATATTATTTTATTAATTGCATCTTTATTATTTTATCTTTACGGAGAACCTAAATATGTTTTTTTAATGATTGCAGAAATTATTATTGCTTATATAGGTGCTATTTTAATTGATAAATATAAAAATCAAAGTAAAAATATATTAATAACAACTTTAACTATACATATATTTTTATTAATAATATTTAAATATACTGATTTTATTATACAATCAATTAATGATATATCTAATGCTAATATTAAATTATTAAATATTGCATTACCAATAGGAATATCATTTTATACATTTCAAATTATAAGTTATCTTATTGATGTATATAATGGTAAAGTTAAAGTTCAAAAAAACATTATAAATTTAGCAACTTATGTGTCTTTATTTCCACAGTTAATCGCAGGACCTATTGTTAGATATCAGACAGTAGAAAAAGAATTGGATGATAGAGTACATAGTTTTAAAAATTTTGCATATGGTATTAGAAGATTTTCTATTGGACTTGCTAAAAAAGTATTAATAGCTAATGCTTTGGGAGAACTTTGCACTAAAGCTTTTGCTCTAAATGAAACAACCGTAATATTTTATTGGATATTTGGTATAAGTTATATGCTACAGTTGTATTTTGATTTTTCAGCTTATAGTGATATGGCTATTGGTCTTGGAAGAATATTTGGATTTAATTTCCCTGAAAACTTTAATTACCCATATATATCAAAAAGTATAACTGAGTTTTGGAGAAGATGGCACATCTCTCTTAGTACATGGTTCAAAGATTATGTTTATATTCCACTTGGAGGCAATAGAGATGGTAAATATAAACAAATAAGAAATATTTTAATAGTATGGTTATTAACCGGAATATGGCATGGTGCTAATTGGACTTTTTTAATATGGGGATTATTGTTTGGAATTCTTCTTATAATAGAAAAAATATTTCTTAATAAATTTATGGAAAAATTACCTTCTTTTATAAGAAGAATATATGTATTATTTATTGTTATGATACTATTTGTTATATTTAATTCTGACAATATGTCAGTGGCTTTGATTAATATTAAAGGGTTATTTGGCATGAATGGAGAAGTTTTTATTAATGATTATACACTTCATTATTTAAAGAGTTATTTACCAATATTAATTATTGCTTTATTTGGGGCTACTCCTTTTATTAAAACATTAATAGTTAAATTAAGAAAAAATAAATATCTAAATAACATAATTAATATTTTAGAACCAATTTTAATAGTTATAATATTATTTGTTGTTACTTCTTATCTGATAGACAATTCATATAATCCATTTTTATATTTTAGATTTTAAGGAGGTTATATATGAACGATAAAATTAAAGATATAGTTGTAACTTTAGTATTTCTTTTTATTATAATTTCATTATTTTTGATTAATGTTATAAAAAAAGATACTGATATTTCTATAGCAGAGAGAAGAGAACTTGCTGCCATGCCAGAATTAACTACTAAAAGCTTGTTTGATGGTACATATTTTAAGAAATTTGATTCCTATGTTACGGATCAATTTATCAAAAGAGATACTTTTAGAAAAATTAAAATAGATATGGAATTATCTACTAAAGGTGAATATAACAATTTATATATGTATGATGATTATATTGTTGAAGAAAT containing:
- a CDS encoding ABC transporter permease; translation: MIKNAFAYVTRKSLKSIIILLVITAMSTLCLISLSIKDATNRASKETFGNITNSFSMEINRRVNFGTPRGGGNIKGQDIKKIAESKDIDSYVKRINSVADLVDNDIIETQKTLSGQSPERAKNFKRTVMLTGVNDSSKENKFISGAYKLSSGEHLNENDKNKILMHKDLAEKNNLKIGDKIKIKSNLFDADNEKGANEIVEVEIKGLFDGHNEGGVTAAQELYENTLITDLDTAAKVYGNTEDTAVYQDATFFVKGDKNLDKVIKNIEKLDIDWKQYNLIKSSNNYPALQQSISGIYKIADKLFAGSLLFACVTVSLLLFLWMNARKKEIAILLSLGISKAKIFGQFVIELVFVSIPAFIGSYFLAVYTASMIGNNILSKVTGTIAKQIAKQSASSQLGGGAEVDGFNKTLTSLEINISPKLMIYVVLFMSIALIISLLVSSLRNLKKSPKELLIDTK
- a CDS encoding MBOAT family O-acyltransferase; amino-acid sequence: MLFNSISFLYYFLPVLIIIYFITPKKYKNIILLIASLLFYLYGEPKYVFLMIAEIIIAYIGAILIDKYKNQSKNILITTLTIHIFLLIIFKYTDFIIQSINDISNANIKLLNIALPIGISFYTFQIISYLIDVYNGKVKVQKNIINLATYVSLFPQLIAGPIVRYQTVEKELDDRVHSFKNFAYGIRRFSIGLAKKVLIANALGELCTKAFALNETTVIFYWIFGISYMLQLYFDFSAYSDMAIGLGRIFGFNFPENFNYPYISKSITEFWRRWHISLSTWFKDYVYIPLGGNRDGKYKQIRNILIVWLLTGIWHGANWTFLIWGLLFGILLIIEKIFLNKFMEKLPSFIRRIYVLFIVMILFVIFNSDNMSVALINIKGLFGMNGEVFINDYTLHYLKSYLPILIIALFGATPFIKTLIVKLRKNKYLNNIINILEPILIVIILFVVTSYLIDNSYNPFLYFRF